CGCGACGACGAACCTGCTCGGCGAGTCGATCGTCCAGAGAGATGGTCGTTCTCATATGAACATCATAACTGTTATGCATCACTGAATCAGGCCGGTGGACTTTTCATCACCCTGCTAGCTCGAGAGGCTCCACATATCCGAGCGACCCATCACGTCTTCCCTTCACCTCGCGTTCGGCGGACGTCGAGGTCCCTCGAGTGTTGGACGCGATTAGCGCCCCGATCTGTCGTCACCACGGTCGTGATCCTTGCCCGGCCCACACGGTCTCGACGTCGTACAGGGCGATCCGGGGGTCCACCGTCAGAACCGCCAGGCTTTCCGATTGCGCCTGGGCAACCAGTAGCCGGTCGAACGGATCCCGATGGTGGTTGGGGAGGGACGCCACGCGAAGTGCGTGAACGTGCTCGACGGGCATTCCCCGCATTCCTTGAGACGCCAGGCGCCCGGGCACGTAGCTCTCGGGCGATTCGGGAAGCTTCAATTTTCCCATCGAGCACTTGATCGCTATCTCCCAGGAGCTTGCCGCCGAAAAGTAGACGACGTTCTCGCCGTTTCCAATTAGCTGGCGCGCTCTCTCGTTGAGTCGTTCCTCTTCAGCGAACCACCACAGCCAGCAGTGGGTGTCGATCAGAACCTTCATTCGAAGAGTTTCTGAATCTCCTCGGGGAGGGGGGCGTCGAAGTCCTCGGCGATCCACACCTTCCCGCGGTCCTGTCCTGGAACGCGTTTCTTCCCGGCTCCGTGAAACGGAACGAGCCGCGCGACCGGCTTGCCCGCTTTGGAGATGATGATTTCCTCTCCCGCCGCGACGCGCGCGAGAAGCCGCGAAAGATGGGTTTTCGCCTCGTGGACGTTCACTTCAGCCACCATTGCACGGTAGACTAAGTCCACGACTAAG
This portion of the Vicinamibacteria bacterium genome encodes:
- a CDS encoding type II toxin-antitoxin system VapC family toxin → MKVLIDTHCWLWWFAEEERLNERARQLIGNGENVVYFSAASSWEIAIKCSMGKLKLPESPESYVPGRLASQGMRGMPVEHVHALRVASLPNHHRDPFDRLLVAQAQSESLAVLTVDPRIALYDVETVWAGQGSRPW
- a CDS encoding type II toxin-antitoxin system Phd/YefM family antitoxin: MVAEVNVHEAKTHLSRLLARVAAGEEIIISKAGKPVARLVPFHGAGKKRVPGQDRGKVWIAEDFDAPLPEEIQKLFE